A region of the Rhodospirillaceae bacterium genome:
GCTGGTGTTGCGAACCAGTTTGGTGCGAAGGATCGCACCTTCCCAACCGATCCAGAAAAATGCCGCCAATTTGGCGCAATCAGCACCGGACGATAGCTCTCCCAAGGCGACGGCTTCTTTCAGGCATCGCTCGACACGCGATTGCCAGTCCAGGAAGACATCGTCTAGCGGTGCGCGGAATTCTTCGTGAGTGCCAGCCAATTCCTGTCCCATGTTGCCGATCAGGCAACCACGCTTGAATTCAAAACGCCTGAGGCCGTCCTTGCCGTCTTCGACAAAATCCCGAAGCCGCTGCAGCGGGGAACGGGTTTCATCGAGCAACCAACGGTCCAGCTTGTGGGCGAAGTAGGCGGCGTATCCGTCAATCACGGCCCGTCCAAAATCGTCCTTACTTGAAAAATAGTGATAAAACGATCCCTTGGGCACACCAACCTTCCTTAACACTTCGTCAAGGCCGGTGCTGGCGAAGCCCTTTTCGGTCAAAATCTCTATGCCGGAACGCACCAGCCGCTCACGGGTTTCAAGGCCCGAGCCGTCAGTCTTGGGGGGCCGCCCTGGGCCGCGCATGGGATTGTCTATGACAGTCACAGTGAAAATTTTAGACCGGTCGTCTAGAAAATGTCAAATTAATCATGATGCCCGGTCTTGACAGATTGGTCTGCGGCCTTTTGACTGTCTGAATAACAATGAATTCAAGGGAGCCGCCGGTTGGAAGCATCAACACCTGCTATCGATGTTCATGACATTCATAAAAGCTTCGGCAATGTCGAAGTTCTTAAAGGCGTCTCCATGACCGCCCACAAGGGTGAC
Encoded here:
- a CDS encoding TetR family transcriptional regulator; protein product: MRGPGRPPKTDGSGLETRERLVRSGIEILTEKGFASTGLDEVLRKVGVPKGSFYHYFSSKDDFGRAVIDGYAAYFAHKLDRWLLDETRSPLQRLRDFVEDGKDGLRRFEFKRGCLIGNMGQELAGTHEEFRAPLDDVFLDWQSRVERCLKEAVALGELSSGADCAKLAAFFWIGWEGAILRTKLVRNTSPVDLFADTFFAGLPR